A genomic stretch from Ureibacillus composti includes:
- a CDS encoding C40 family peptidase, with the protein MSLSLQFPKWAVTVGAIFVLLATMIFGLASSASASINYGEEVSATAQRYVDAPYKWGGTTPKGFDASGFTQYIYKNAATNLKIPRTSAEQYKIGKSVKKNELQQGDLVFYATGQKGKVSFVGIYNGDGTFTGVTTKGVKIVKMSDQYWKVRYVGAKRVIK; encoded by the coding sequence ATGTCTTTGTCTTTACAATTTCCAAAATGGGCAGTAACTGTCGGCGCAATTTTTGTTTTATTGGCTACAATGATTTTCGGCCTGGCATCCAGTGCTTCAGCATCCATTAATTACGGTGAAGAAGTGTCAGCAACAGCACAACGTTATGTAGATGCGCCTTACAAATGGGGCGGAACGACGCCAAAAGGCTTTGATGCTAGTGGATTTACGCAATACATCTATAAAAATGCAGCAACCAACTTAAAGATCCCACGAACAAGTGCGGAACAATATAAAATCGGAAAATCCGTTAAGAAAAATGAATTACAACAAGGCGATTTAGTCTTCTACGCTACAGGACAAAAAGGAAAAGTATCCTTTGTCGGAATTTACAATGGGGATGGTACATTTACTGGCGTTACGACTAAAGGCGTTAAAATTGTTAAAATGAGTGACCAATATTGGAAGGTTCGTTACGTAGGCGCTAAGCGTGTGATTAAATAA
- a CDS encoding pirin family protein, which translates to MTTNKILGKQHLGFQWQTEDPFLITVYHKDHYPAGNEEQGVDPKYLVGRNLGEDFELRDGFRMYHGDLVPGFQAHPHKGFETVTVVQEGFVDHFDSTGAKGRYGNGDVQWLTTGSGCQHTEMFPLVYSEKPNPLELFQIWLNLPAKGKSAKPEYQMLWAEDVPVIEQESANGRKSTVRLIAGRLNGKESLEPNSASWAKDPNHHVGIYLIRMEPEAAFTLPAVSETLNRNLYFYEGDTIQIDGEVIDSSNRVKLAGDQEINITNGSTESYLLVLEGEPINEPVVQQGPFVMNSREEIFAAFQEYQQTRFGGWPWGRYDPVNERDAGRFAQHSDGRVEKR; encoded by the coding sequence ATGACAACGAATAAAATACTTGGCAAACAACATTTAGGTTTCCAATGGCAAACGGAAGATCCGTTTTTAATTACGGTTTATCATAAAGATCATTATCCAGCAGGGAATGAAGAACAAGGGGTGGACCCGAAGTATCTTGTCGGAAGGAACCTGGGTGAGGATTTTGAATTGCGTGATGGCTTTCGAATGTACCATGGCGACTTAGTTCCTGGTTTCCAAGCCCATCCGCATAAGGGATTTGAAACAGTGACAGTCGTGCAGGAAGGATTTGTTGACCATTTTGATTCTACCGGTGCGAAAGGACGTTATGGCAATGGGGATGTGCAATGGCTAACAACAGGAAGTGGGTGCCAACATACTGAAATGTTCCCGCTCGTATATTCGGAAAAGCCGAATCCCCTTGAATTATTTCAAATTTGGCTGAACCTACCTGCGAAGGGGAAGTCGGCAAAACCAGAATATCAAATGCTTTGGGCAGAAGATGTTCCAGTAATCGAACAGGAATCAGCAAATGGAAGAAAGTCTACTGTTCGTCTAATTGCAGGACGTTTGAACGGAAAGGAAAGCCTTGAACCAAATAGTGCTTCATGGGCAAAAGACCCGAACCATCATGTTGGGATTTATCTCATTCGAATGGAACCCGAGGCAGCCTTCACTTTACCTGCAGTTTCAGAAACGCTGAATCGAAATCTTTATTTCTATGAAGGGGATACGATTCAAATCGATGGCGAGGTAATAGATTCATCAAATCGTGTCAAACTAGCGGGGGATCAAGAAATTAATATCACCAATGGTTCTACGGAAAGCTATTTATTAGTTCTTGAGGGGGAACCGATTAACGAACCCGTTGTACAACAAGGCCCATTTGTGATGAATTCGAGGGAAGAAATATTCGCTGCTTTTCAGGAATATCAACAAACTCGTTTCGGGGGATGGCCATGGGGACGTTATGACCCGGTAAATGAACGAGACGCTGGACGATTTGCACAGCATTCGGATGGTCGAGTGGAGAAGCGATAG
- a CDS encoding YbjQ family protein, translated as MIIVTTENIANHQVTEVLGPVFGLTVRARGIGKDIVASLKGLVGGEINQYTEMLEDARKQAMDRMVKNATAMGANAIIMMRFDSGEIGQNMSEIVAYGTAVRVEKA; from the coding sequence ATGATTATCGTTACAACGGAGAATATTGCGAACCACCAAGTGACAGAAGTGTTAGGTCCAGTATTCGGGTTAACTGTAAGAGCTAGAGGAATCGGCAAAGATATCGTTGCTTCGCTGAAAGGACTTGTCGGTGGAGAAATTAATCAGTATACGGAAATGCTTGAGGATGCCAGAAAACAAGCGATGGATCGCATGGTGAAAAACGCTACAGCAATGGGTGCTAATGCGATTATTATGATGCGATTTGACTCTGGTGAAATCGGTCAGAACATGAGTGAAATCGTTGCTTATGGCACAGCAGTACGTGTGGAAAAGGCGTAA
- a CDS encoding 3-ketoacyl-ACP reductase, whose amino-acid sequence MAQELNGKTAFITGAARGIGKATALHLAKEGVNIGLIARTESALKEVASEIEGLGVKVAYAIADVSSKEQVEAAVASLTNDLGTTDILINNAGVASFAPVLEMEPEEWKKIIDVNVMGTYYVTRAVLPQLIEKNGGDIINISSTNGLGGAATASAYSASKFAVIGFTESLAQEVRRNNIRVSALTPSTVATDLALDLNLIKENNETKIMQPEDIAEFIVSQLKLNPRVYVKTASFIATNPF is encoded by the coding sequence ATGGCACAAGAATTAAATGGTAAAACAGCATTCATCACAGGTGCAGCAAGAGGGATTGGGAAAGCGACTGCGCTTCACTTAGCAAAAGAGGGCGTTAATATTGGGTTAATCGCAAGAACGGAGTCTGCTTTAAAAGAAGTGGCTTCAGAAATTGAAGGATTAGGAGTTAAAGTTGCGTATGCTATTGCCGATGTATCATCGAAAGAGCAAGTAGAGGCAGCTGTTGCTTCGTTAACAAATGATCTTGGCACTACGGATATCCTAATTAACAATGCAGGGGTTGCTTCCTTCGCTCCTGTTTTAGAGATGGAGCCGGAAGAGTGGAAAAAAATCATTGATGTAAATGTAATGGGTACATACTATGTGACGCGTGCTGTATTACCTCAATTAATTGAGAAAAATGGTGGCGACATCATTAATATTTCGTCAACAAATGGATTAGGTGGGGCAGCAACGGCTAGTGCCTACAGTGCATCAAAATTTGCGGTGATTGGATTTACTGAATCATTAGCGCAAGAAGTTCGCCGTAACAATATTCGGGTTTCCGCGTTAACACCAAGTACAGTGGCAACGGACTTAGCGCTAGATTTAAATCTAATTAAAGAAAACAATGAAACAAAAATCATGCAACCAGAAGATATTGCCGAATTCATCGTTAGTCAATTAAAACTAAATCCAAGAGTTTATGTGAAAACAGCAAGCTTCATCGCCACAAATCCATTCTAA
- a CDS encoding transposase — MRKSYSYELKKEAVELYFEGFSASYVANKLDISSRTLVNDWVKQVKVSNTFDVLLPNQGRPRKNSKKKETIVEENERLKLENLYLKKLLELKRG, encoded by the coding sequence TTGAGAAAAAGTTATTCATATGAACTAAAAAAAGAAGCAGTAGAACTCTACTTTGAAGGATTTTCAGCCAGTTATGTCGCTAATAAATTGGATATCTCCAGCCGTACACTCGTTAATGACTGGGTTAAGCAAGTGAAGGTTTCTAATACATTCGATGTTCTGCTTCCTAATCAAGGAAGACCTAGAAAAAATAGTAAGAAAAAGGAAACAATAGTTGAAGAAAATGAACGGTTAAAATTAGAGAATTTATATCTAAAAAAGCTCTTGGAGCTGAAAAGGGGGTGA
- a CDS encoding IS3 family transposase has product MNGKRVTFEFIEEQSENYPVTTIFKFINGVSRSGYYKWKKEKETRESQAEKDKPILNEMIVHYRIHGGNLGNERFKLILDQILDHPINVKRIRRMREQYNLPLLTKKRKPHRGFKEHVKVGNLLNRNFKARRQGIKFSIDISYLEIKKPASDFIFLCAIKDLFNNEIVAYKIGDYQDLDLVLDTVKLLKEKGPEKGAIIHSDQGSQFTSSLYMKELQNLQFTQSMSRRGNCWDNACIESFFGKLKTEMPGFGQPETKEEMIEAVSNYIKYYNEIRPQLKLKMSPVQYRNNSVAA; this is encoded by the coding sequence GTGAATGGAAAACGAGTAACATTTGAATTTATTGAAGAACAATCCGAAAATTATCCTGTTACAACTATCTTTAAATTCATAAATGGTGTATCAAGATCAGGATATTATAAATGGAAAAAAGAAAAAGAAACACGTGAATCGCAAGCGGAAAAAGATAAACCAATTTTAAACGAAATGATTGTACATTATAGGATTCATGGTGGGAATTTAGGAAATGAACGGTTTAAATTAATTCTAGATCAGATATTGGATCACCCCATTAACGTTAAAAGAATTCGTCGAATGAGAGAGCAATACAACCTACCATTATTAACGAAAAAGAGAAAGCCTCATAGAGGCTTTAAGGAACATGTGAAGGTGGGGAATTTATTAAATCGTAACTTTAAAGCAAGACGTCAAGGTATTAAATTCAGTATAGATATCTCTTATTTAGAAATTAAGAAACCTGCATCAGATTTCATCTTTTTATGTGCGATTAAAGATTTATTTAATAATGAAATCGTAGCTTATAAAATCGGTGATTATCAAGATTTAGACCTTGTTCTAGATACGGTTAAATTACTAAAAGAAAAAGGACCTGAAAAAGGAGCGATCATTCACAGTGATCAAGGCTCACAATTTACAAGTTCCCTTTACATGAAAGAGCTTCAAAATCTTCAATTCACACAATCAATGTCTCGCAGAGGCAACTGCTGGGACAATGCATGTATCGAAAGTTTCTTCGGAAAATTAAAAACCGAAATGCCTGGTTTTGGCCAACCAGAAACTAAAGAAGAAATGATTGAAGCTGTATCAAACTATATAAAGTATTATAACGAAATTCGACCACAATTAAAACTGAAAATGAGTCCAGTACAGTATCGAAATAATTCGGTAGCTGCTTAA
- a CDS encoding NADH dehydrogenase subunit 5, which produces MLNELNPDYPSLFLIMLAISLLSSVIFLHPKVPLSFVRIHVGFIAVPPLVALIALIFHHERIVMGPWYFSSLSWLLAFFVLTIGCIVQRFCVRYLQGDSAYRKYFALLTVTTTAASATWVSNDFLLLLACWGITLLGLTLLIGLKREWVVARNAAKICGRLFAISWGVLLIVIVWIAQATNHWQLLDALTPTSLAQLDSWEKTCINLLLIVAVVIPAAQWPSHRWLLDSVVAPTPISAVMHAGIVNAGGIILTLFAPLFQGSTAQMVLLIFSSISVLIGTGIMLVQVDYKRQLVGSTIAQMGFMLIQCALGAYMAAIMHAVLHGMFKATLFLQSGSVIHRPESGFYTKKPLSFSTIVTGSMVGVLAGIGFWLLSPGETYQLVSAFIIGWSVSIAWVQLVAFGLGKMGQVVGFGVLVGGAIVYFFIHHLLYGVLHHAVLVKMQPPVMAAIVLILILLGAFLIGAWLTHNRLSKYYAIVYLWLVRLGEPKENVIESHPHYLQSQGGKVRDYNIS; this is translated from the coding sequence ATGTTAAACGAACTGAATCCGGACTACCCAAGCTTGTTTTTAATCATGCTTGCTATTTCTTTACTTAGTTCAGTGATTTTTTTACATCCAAAAGTACCTCTATCTTTTGTACGTATACATGTAGGGTTTATCGCAGTACCGCCACTTGTTGCGCTCATCGCACTGATCTTTCATCATGAACGCATCGTGATGGGGCCTTGGTATTTTAGTTCATTGTCTTGGCTATTAGCATTTTTTGTCCTGACGATTGGCTGTATTGTCCAACGCTTTTGTGTCCGTTACTTACAAGGCGATTCCGCTTATCGAAAGTATTTTGCCTTACTAACAGTGACTACAACGGCTGCTTCCGCAACTTGGGTTAGTAATGATTTTCTTTTGTTATTGGCTTGTTGGGGGATTACACTCCTTGGGTTAACCTTACTAATTGGGTTAAAAAGGGAGTGGGTAGTGGCGAGAAATGCAGCCAAAATTTGTGGTCGTTTATTTGCAATCAGTTGGGGAGTTTTATTAATCGTGATTGTTTGGATTGCACAGGCAACGAATCACTGGCAGTTGTTGGACGCACTTACACCTACTAGTCTCGCGCAGCTTGATTCATGGGAGAAGACGTGTATCAATTTACTGTTGATCGTAGCAGTCGTTATTCCAGCAGCACAATGGCCTTCTCATCGATGGTTGTTAGACTCAGTTGTTGCACCAACGCCAATCTCTGCGGTGATGCATGCGGGGATTGTGAATGCTGGGGGAATCATCTTGACTCTTTTTGCACCACTCTTCCAAGGGAGTACGGCACAGATGGTTTTATTAATCTTTTCTAGTATCTCTGTGTTAATTGGAACGGGAATAATGCTCGTTCAAGTAGATTATAAACGCCAACTTGTGGGGTCAACTATCGCACAAATGGGCTTTATGTTAATTCAATGTGCATTAGGCGCTTATATGGCGGCCATTATGCATGCAGTATTACATGGCATGTTTAAAGCGACTCTTTTCTTACAATCTGGGTCCGTGATTCATCGTCCCGAATCTGGTTTCTATACAAAAAAACCGTTGTCATTTTCAACTATTGTTACTGGAAGCATGGTTGGAGTTCTAGCGGGGATTGGCTTTTGGCTCTTGTCCCCAGGAGAAACTTATCAATTAGTAAGTGCCTTTATTATAGGATGGTCGGTATCGATCGCTTGGGTACAACTTGTTGCTTTTGGATTGGGGAAAATGGGGCAGGTTGTTGGGTTCGGTGTTCTCGTCGGTGGAGCCATTGTTTACTTTTTCATTCATCATCTTTTGTACGGCGTGTTACATCACGCAGTTTTAGTAAAAATGCAACCTCCTGTCATGGCAGCCATTGTTCTCATTCTAATCTTGTTAGGAGCTTTCTTGATAGGTGCTTGGTTAACTCACAACCGTTTATCAAAATACTATGCGATTGTTTATCTTTGGTTAGTACGATTAGGAGAGCCGAAAGAAAATGTCATTGAAAGTCATCCCCATTATTTGCAATCTCAAGGAGGTAAAGTACGTGACTACAACATTAGTTAA
- a CDS encoding Na-translocating system protein MpsB yields the protein MSLKVIPIICNLKEVKYVTTTLVKEINIEKRFNSVILEELVESASKVIVPLGPLTKFAARHPWAGIEQQSFEQVARKLKSTSNVEIYPNDSILQSAWNRGEICQEFLEMKLQQWLDSQSFELPSEVVTQFCQAALIQEKKSIKQLPKTEIKGMARELVNDFHIPTKQVLQTYSQRLQKINGENVTEVLNGQLIKWCKLFLDEAQAVWAMPNRDKGFYYAWKEMVKYDPAMNHQVRRELSNLPNDATQALMDALLGLEISYLEIESYLEAHLLALPGWAGTMLWRSQQSTKQKNLLTEYLAVRISLEYALIKPHLPLPQPNQEEKIELLESLIASWAHWGDMPIKEWLELSPKEAKARLTLAYRFDQTVQHLLWLEAWEQTFEDQLQNIISSTRNRVVEFPKSTLAQFAFCIDVRSEPFRRQLEDAGPFETFGTAGFFGLPVEMSELGSKHSHPSLPVLFKPQIKVKEWSSENDLKPYKQRHQTVGSISYAFKRLKYNLPSSLLLPEISGPWLILQTMARSFVPKSTGNVYRNIRRKWLRKPRAQLSLDRVQTSESELPIGFSLEEKVHYVRQALKMMSLTENFSPLVVICGHGSHSTNNPYASALDCGACGGASSGFNARVLATLCNLPVVRKLLELEGIIIPEETVFVAAEHITTLDELQWLYVPKLTAKAKEAFEAIQKVLPKVSEQANAERIPKLPGLDACSHNHKNEAKRLGDDWSEVRPEWGLARNATFIIGNRALTQYCNLDARAFLHNYDWKKDPNGTILANIISGPATVAQWINLQYYASTVAPHYYGSGNKTTQTVTAGIGVMQGNASDLLSGLPWQSVMQSDEEAYHAPLRLLVVIEAPRKYVLRMLDQNPAFLQKIQNGWIRLASIDQEGNWESWS from the coding sequence ATGTCATTGAAAGTCATCCCCATTATTTGCAATCTCAAGGAGGTAAAGTACGTGACTACAACATTAGTTAAAGAGATCAATATAGAAAAACGTTTTAATTCTGTAATTCTAGAAGAACTTGTGGAATCTGCTAGTAAAGTGATTGTGCCACTTGGACCTTTAACGAAATTTGCTGCACGTCATCCTTGGGCAGGCATCGAACAGCAGTCATTTGAGCAAGTTGCACGTAAACTCAAAAGCACAAGTAATGTGGAAATCTATCCTAATGATTCGATCTTGCAGTCTGCTTGGAACCGAGGTGAGATTTGTCAGGAGTTCCTAGAAATGAAGCTTCAACAATGGCTTGATTCACAGTCGTTTGAATTGCCAAGTGAGGTGGTAACTCAGTTCTGCCAAGCAGCGCTTATCCAAGAAAAGAAATCTATTAAACAATTACCAAAGACTGAGATAAAGGGCATGGCAAGGGAACTAGTAAATGATTTTCATATTCCGACGAAACAGGTCCTTCAAACATATAGTCAGCGTCTGCAAAAGATAAATGGTGAGAATGTAACCGAAGTTCTTAATGGGCAACTGATTAAGTGGTGTAAATTGTTTTTAGATGAAGCACAAGCAGTTTGGGCAATGCCAAATCGAGATAAGGGTTTTTATTATGCTTGGAAGGAAATGGTGAAATATGACCCTGCTATGAATCATCAGGTTCGTCGGGAGTTAAGCAATTTACCAAACGATGCAACGCAAGCTTTAATGGATGCGCTGCTAGGTTTAGAAATTTCCTACTTAGAAATTGAGAGTTATTTAGAAGCGCATTTGCTCGCTCTACCAGGTTGGGCAGGAACGATGTTGTGGCGCTCACAGCAATCTACTAAGCAAAAGAACTTATTAACGGAATATTTAGCAGTGCGAATTAGCCTGGAGTATGCACTTATTAAGCCACATTTGCCTTTACCACAGCCAAACCAAGAAGAGAAGATAGAGCTTTTAGAGTCTCTCATTGCATCTTGGGCACATTGGGGTGACATGCCCATCAAGGAGTGGCTAGAGTTATCGCCGAAAGAGGCCAAAGCAAGACTGACACTTGCTTACCGATTTGATCAAACAGTCCAACATCTACTTTGGTTGGAAGCGTGGGAACAAACTTTTGAAGATCAGTTACAGAACATCATCAGTTCAACACGAAATCGTGTAGTGGAGTTTCCCAAGTCTACATTGGCCCAATTTGCCTTTTGTATCGATGTACGTTCAGAACCGTTTCGTCGCCAACTTGAAGATGCAGGTCCTTTCGAGACGTTTGGAACGGCAGGTTTTTTTGGATTACCGGTTGAAATGAGTGAGCTTGGCAGTAAACATAGCCATCCATCCTTGCCAGTCCTATTCAAACCACAAATAAAGGTGAAAGAATGGTCATCCGAAAATGACTTAAAACCCTATAAACAACGTCACCAAACAGTCGGTTCGATTAGCTACGCTTTTAAAAGGCTAAAGTATAACTTACCATCAAGTTTATTGCTACCTGAGATTAGTGGTCCGTGGCTTATTTTACAAACGATGGCACGTAGCTTTGTTCCAAAAAGTACTGGCAATGTATACCGTAACATTCGAAGAAAATGGTTACGTAAACCACGAGCGCAACTTTCGCTTGATCGTGTACAGACATCGGAATCAGAGTTACCAATTGGATTTTCTTTAGAAGAGAAAGTGCATTATGTACGACAAGCATTGAAGATGATGAGTTTAACAGAAAACTTTTCGCCTTTAGTCGTCATTTGTGGTCATGGTAGTCATAGTACGAATAATCCCTACGCATCGGCACTAGATTGTGGTGCATGCGGTGGGGCTTCAAGTGGATTTAATGCGCGGGTATTGGCAACATTGTGTAATCTACCAGTGGTAAGAAAATTGCTTGAGCTAGAGGGGATTATTATTCCGGAAGAGACCGTGTTTGTAGCGGCTGAGCATATTACAACACTTGATGAATTACAGTGGCTTTACGTCCCTAAACTTACAGCCAAAGCGAAGGAAGCTTTTGAAGCTATTCAAAAAGTACTGCCAAAGGTTAGTGAACAGGCGAACGCTGAAAGAATTCCAAAATTACCTGGACTAGACGCTTGCAGTCATAACCATAAAAATGAGGCGAAACGCTTGGGAGATGATTGGAGTGAGGTGCGACCAGAATGGGGATTAGCGCGTAATGCCACGTTCATCATTGGGAATCGTGCACTTACTCAATATTGTAATTTAGATGCTAGAGCTTTTCTTCACAACTATGATTGGAAGAAAGATCCGAACGGGACGATCCTAGCGAATATTATTTCTGGACCAGCAACCGTCGCCCAGTGGATTAACTTACAATATTATGCGTCGACCGTTGCCCCGCATTATTACGGCAGTGGCAATAAAACGACCCAAACCGTCACTGCAGGCATTGGGGTAATGCAAGGAAATGCGAGCGATCTATTAAGTGGACTTCCGTGGCAGTCGGTGATGCAATCAGATGAAGAAGCCTATCATGCTCCACTTAGATTATTAGTAGTCATTGAGGCACCAAGAAAGTATGTGTTACGGATGCTAGATCAAAATCCGGCATTTCTTCAAAAAATCCAAAATGGATGGATTCGTCTTGCATCGATTGATCAAGAAGGAAATTGGGAGAGTTGGTCTTAA
- a CDS encoding DUF2294 domain-containing protein, protein MDKSKGALEAEISKALTHWEKTYLGRGSVSVKSDILRDMIIVVLKGILTPAEYSVCQEKEGRLSIKTIRNSLVESGVEELKEVLLSITGEEVVSFYTDLSTQTGERMMIFKLSDDLQSKL, encoded by the coding sequence ATGGATAAATCAAAAGGTGCCCTTGAAGCAGAAATTAGTAAAGCATTAACTCACTGGGAGAAAACGTATCTTGGGCGTGGGAGCGTATCAGTTAAGTCAGATATATTACGAGATATGATCATCGTGGTGTTAAAAGGAATCTTAACACCTGCTGAGTATTCAGTCTGTCAAGAAAAAGAGGGCCGTTTATCAATTAAAACCATTCGTAATAGTTTGGTGGAATCAGGGGTTGAGGAATTAAAAGAAGTGTTATTATCCATAACGGGTGAAGAAGTCGTGAGTTTTTATACCGATTTGAGTACACAAACTGGGGAACGCATGATGATCTTTAAGCTTTCAGATGATCTGCAAAGTAAATTATGA
- a CDS encoding EamA family transporter, translated as MNKSRKRGLVLVITGATFWGIGGTVAQKLFHHYAIDVNWLVTTRLIIAGILLLTIQFVTKDRSQILGVWKNKKTAIQLVIFGLVGMLAVQYTYMASIHHGNAAVATLLQYLAPVMIILYLILRKQAAFTRQDLVTVSLALAGCFFLLTNGSISSLSVPMIAVVWGVLSGVAVAFYTLYAVPLLKQYDSLVIVGWAMLIGGLALSVIHPPWQMDFTSLPIEGYFYLIIVVIFGTMIAFWFYIESLQSLSPKETSLFGTLEPLSAVLTTVLWLKEPFGYFQWVGTACIIGMILLLALNQKPTSSESEQLLESKSPQL; from the coding sequence ATGAATAAAAGTAGAAAAAGAGGGTTAGTACTCGTCATAACAGGCGCGACCTTTTGGGGGATTGGGGGTACTGTAGCGCAGAAACTCTTTCATCATTACGCAATCGATGTAAATTGGCTTGTTACAACTCGACTTATCATTGCGGGTATTTTACTGTTAACCATTCAATTTGTTACAAAAGATCGTTCTCAAATTTTGGGTGTGTGGAAAAATAAGAAGACAGCCATTCAACTAGTTATTTTTGGATTAGTCGGCATGTTGGCGGTTCAGTACACCTATATGGCATCCATTCATCATGGGAATGCAGCAGTTGCGACACTTTTACAGTATTTGGCCCCTGTAATGATTATCCTTTACTTAATTTTACGTAAACAAGCTGCCTTCACACGACAAGATTTGGTGACCGTTTCACTTGCTTTGGCTGGTTGCTTTTTCTTATTAACAAACGGCTCCATCTCCAGTCTTTCTGTACCGATGATTGCTGTCGTATGGGGAGTTTTATCAGGAGTCGCGGTGGCCTTTTATACCCTTTATGCGGTTCCGCTCCTTAAGCAATACGATTCGTTAGTTATCGTTGGCTGGGCGATGTTAATTGGTGGTTTAGCCTTAAGTGTAATCCATCCGCCTTGGCAAATGGATTTTACAAGCCTACCAATAGAAGGTTACTTTTACTTAATCATCGTGGTGATCTTCGGTACGATGATTGCCTTTTGGTTTTATATCGAAAGTTTACAAAGTCTCTCACCTAAAGAAACTAGCCTTTTCGGTACACTAGAACCATTATCTGCTGTCCTAACAACCGTCCTTTGGCTAAAAGAACCATTCGGCTATTTCCAATGGGTTGGTACAGCCTGTATCATCGGAATGATTTTATTATTGGCGCTAAATCAGAAGCCTACTTCTTCAGAGAGTGAACAACTTCTGGAAAGTAAATCCCCTCAGCTTTAA
- a CDS encoding AraC family transcriptional regulator yields MQIKNFMVSQSLKELTLHRTVELPIACYETTIKQNIHGYIPLHWHEEIQFIQIVKGEAIFQINEERIVVRKGDGLFINSGCLHMVEEKDQSGCVYICLNVSPSFVLSQELYATYVTPYIQATNLPFVLISANEVWGKNILDATLKIKELIEQKPQYFEIELTMQLTNIWKNLMCNGFHPEYVQADMLKNERMKEMLSWIHQHYTEKILLEDIARAGGLSRSECCRYFKRMLKTTPLNYVMDYRIQKSLSLLQQAEANVTEVAYQVGFNSTSYFIEKFRKTMNMTPLAYKKSQWDSGTGTLSQ; encoded by the coding sequence ATGCAGATCAAAAATTTTATGGTGAGTCAAAGTTTAAAAGAATTAACGCTACATCGGACAGTTGAGTTACCCATTGCATGCTATGAAACAACCATCAAGCAAAATATCCATGGCTATATTCCACTCCATTGGCATGAGGAAATTCAATTTATTCAAATTGTAAAAGGGGAAGCCATTTTTCAAATCAATGAAGAGCGAATCGTCGTGCGAAAAGGGGACGGGCTTTTTATCAATAGCGGCTGCCTGCATATGGTAGAAGAAAAGGATCAATCGGGCTGTGTGTATATCTGTTTAAATGTATCACCTTCATTTGTTTTATCACAAGAACTCTACGCAACCTATGTCACGCCTTACATTCAAGCAACGAATTTACCCTTCGTTTTAATCAGTGCAAATGAGGTTTGGGGAAAAAACATACTCGATGCCACGCTTAAGATCAAAGAGTTGATTGAACAAAAACCGCAGTACTTTGAAATTGAGCTAACGATGCAGCTAACAAACATATGGAAAAACTTAATGTGTAATGGGTTTCATCCCGAATACGTTCAGGCGGACATGTTAAAGAATGAGCGGATGAAGGAAATGTTAAGCTGGATCCATCAACATTATACGGAGAAAATACTGCTAGAGGACATTGCGCGAGCAGGGGGCCTAAGTCGCTCGGAATGCTGTCGATACTTCAAGCGAATGTTAAAAACGACCCCATTAAATTATGTGATGGATTATCGGATTCAAAAAAGCTTAAGTCTATTGCAGCAAGCGGAGGCAAATGTGACGGAAGTGGCCTATCAAGTAGGGTTTAATAGTACGAGTTATTTCATTGAGAAATTTCGAAAGACTATGAACATGACCCCGTTAGCGTATAAAAAGTCGCAATGGGACAGTGGGACAGGTACACTGTCCCAATAA